In the genome of Oncorhynchus mykiss isolate Arlee chromosome 30, USDA_OmykA_1.1, whole genome shotgun sequence, the window CCCTGATACAGTATGTATCAAATTACATTTTTGaaacagtttaaatgtatttgtacaCTTATTTGTACATACTTCCACTATGGTTTTACATATGGAAAATTGGAGGTATTCTGATTTAGTATGGTGTTCATTTTTTGTTGCAAGAAATTGATTATAGAATAGAAGACATTGTATTTGTTCTACCAGTTAACattgttcaatgttttttttaaattaagccCAGTGGTTATTCTGTGACTTTagctaatattttttttttttttttttgccatggtATCGTTTCAGTATATGAGTATCGTTTCAGTATATGGGTATCGTTTCAGTATATGAGTATCGTTTCAGTATATGAGTATCGTTTCAGTATATGGGTATCGTTTCAGTATATGGGTATCGTTTCAGTATATGAGTATCGTTTCAGTATATGGGTATCGTTTCAGTATATGAGTATCGTTTCAGTATATGAGTATCGTTTCAGTATATGAGTATCGTTTCAGTATATGAGTATCGTTTCAGTATATGGGTATCGTTTCAGTATATGGGTATCGTTTCAGTATATGAGTATCGTTTCAGTATATGGGTATCGTTTCAGTATATGAGTATCGTTTCAGTATACGAGTATCGTTTCAGTATATGAGTATCGTTTCAGTATATGAGTATCGTTTCAGTATATGGGTATCGTTTCAGTATATGGGTATCGTTTCAGTATATGAGTATCGTTTCAGTATATGGGTATCGTTTCAGTATATGAGTATCGTTTCAGTATATGGGTATCGTTTCAGTATATGAGTATCATTTCAGTATATGAGTATCGTTTCAGTATATGGGTATCGTTTCAGTATATGAGTATCGTTTCAGTATATGGGTATCGTTTCAGTATATGGGTATCGTTTCAGTATATGAGTATCGTTTCAGTATATGAGTATCGttttggtatcgagtatcgtttcagtATATGGGTATCGTTTCAGTATATGGGTATCGTTTCAGTATATGGGTATCGTTTCAGTATATGAGTATCGTTTCAGTATATGAGTATCGTTTCAGTATATGGGTATCGTTTCAGTATATGGGTATCGTTTCAGTATATGGGTATCGTTTCAGTATATGGGTATCGTTTCAGTATATGAGTATCGttttggtatcgagtatcgtttcggtatcgagtatcgtttcagtATATGAGTATCGTTTCAGTATATGGGTATCGTTTCAGTATATGGGTATCGTTTCAGTATATGAGTATCGttttggtatcgagtatcgtttcagtATATGGGTATCGTTTCAGTATATGGGTATCGTTTCAGTATATGAGTATCGTTTCAGTATATGAGTATCGTTTCAGTATATGGGTATCGTTTCAGTATATGGGTATCGTTTCAGTATATGGGTATCGTTTCAGTATATGGGTATCGTTTCAGTATATGGGTATCGTTTCAGTATATGAGTATCGttttggtatcgagtatcgtttcggtatcgagtatcgtttcagtATATGGGTATCGTTTCAGTATATGGGTATCGTTTCAGTATATGGGTATCGTTTCAGTATATGAGTATCGttttggtatcgagtatcgtttcggtatcgagtatcgtttcggtatagAGTATTATGATCCTTGGTATCCACGTCAAAActctggtatcgtgacaacacaACATCTTACCGTCCAGAGGCGGTGTATACAGCAGAAAATACACTCGTATCACCCATGGATCAGTTCATTCCTAAAACATTGTCCATTGAGCCTGACAATTAGCCACCATGCTAGAGTTGCAAATGCCTAGGAATGCTAGTCCCGGGGGTTGTGTATCACGTTCAGCCAATAAGGTTGCAGCAGTCTGTTGTCTACCTCTGGCTGAACGTGGGGGCGCAACATCAGGAAGTTGCATTAGCCACTAGTATGGTAGTGGGAAAGGGTGTTTCAAAGTAAGCATATTTTGGACAGTAAGATGAAACGACAATGTCGCCATCTGCCAGACTTCGGGATAATTATTTTGTATACGGTGTAGAATCCTActactgtagtatccctcgatcacGTAGTGTTTGATCGATTAGACCACTAGTTAGCTTTTGTCGATGCCGTTTTGATTTCAACTTGCTGTCCTTGGGGAGCTCATGCTGTGGATTTCCTCTGAGGTTCCCCCTCAATCATGTGGTGCtaactatagaatgttgtagaatactatactccaCACGAGTATACCCTTAATTGATTTGGACTATTTAAATGTTGATATAATGCATTTAGACATTTGTGAAGCATAACACTAAAAAAgtgtcaaatgtatttccattgtggtcctagTTCAAACATCAAACCTGTTATCCATTTACAGCTAACCCACATGAAAATAGTACAGTATACTATGGTCTAAATACCGTAGCATACCATAGTGTTCACTAGTTTTTTTTGTgcgtatttactgtagtatacacTAGTGTTTTCATGGACATTACTAGTATAACATACCCCAGTTAATGTTTAATGACACATGAGTAACACATTAACAAGAGTACATCAAAATGACTTGGATGCTACTTCCACTAGCCTTCTGAAATGGTGCTTTCACAGAGATTCAGCGAACCAACTTCGTGAGATTACCAAAAAGTGACAAGCAATACTGTACTTCCGATGGTAGAAAACAAATAACAGCTACGCTGCATTTACACGAACAATAGATTTTAGAAATACAAATGGACTTTACTTAAAGACAGTCCCCTTTTTGGAGGGTGCTGCCAATAACTGTCTGGACCTCAAACCAGCAAAGCCTCTCCAAACAAACCAATTGAAAACAAAAGTACATAGCAATGGCTTTACACAATGAACATATTGAATATTGCCACATAAATAAGTGCCCTGGGCAGACTCAACACATACCATTCAGAACAATTGACCACATCCCAAACATTTCTTCAAGACAGTATGTCACAaaatggttacacacacacacacacacacacacacacacacacacacacacacacacacacacacacacacacacacacacacacacacacacacacacacacacacacacacacacacacacacacacacacacacacacacacagtgctttaaTACATTTCCTGCATGTCCTCCCCTAATAAAACATTCACAATATTCTTCAGTTACATGATTGTGACTGGTTGAGGTTAGGTGAGGGTTGTGGTGATGCCGACCTACTGTGGGACTCCAGTTAAAGAGCTGGCAGAGGCAGAGATGTAGTTCCGTTTAAGAGTCTTTATAGATTCAGGTAATGGAGATGATACATGGCAGGGAATGATTTACAGTCGCTGACATGGGACTTGTATTGAATTGAGACTTGGTTGGCATTGTATGGAATAAGGTTTATCTAAAAGGAGACCATGGTGCGAATAATAATGGGCAATAACAGCAATGAATATACATAATTCGATTGTCTGTTAATCAATGGCAATATGCAAATGAATTAAGCATAAAAATGCGTTGTGCATAAATATAGCAGCAGTTAGCCAGAAAGGGGGGTGCAATAGCATGCAGCATGGTAAGATGAAGATATAGCAGGCTAATTTATCCATGTCTACATAGCATAGCAAGCAAACAAAACAACTAACAGAAGTAGGGAGCTTAGCAATAAAGCACCTACTGTTAGCATAACTGTTAGCATAACCAAGGCAATGCACATAACCAAGGCAATGCACAAAAAGCATAACATTTATTACCGTGTCTATTAACACTACAAGTACCAAGAGAACAGATCAAGGGACTCAAAATGTCTGTTTGACTGAGCCGTTAGCATTTCACAGCCACTAGCGAACAATATCTCCTGTACAAAACAATCAATGAGGAGGTAGTCCTCTTCTAATCCTCTGCTGTGAGATAAAACGTCTGTATTTTACATTTCAATGTTATGGTTTGTGAGAGTTGTTTGCCCTGCTCAACTACTCAGCTTCGTCTTGGTGAAGGAACCAGATTGAAAGGAGGCACCCTCGAACCTGCCCGTACCTTGCCATAGAGATGGGTCACGAATACCCTCCCCCACATCCACGTCACCGAGCAGGGAATTgtgaacaaatatatatattttttaaactgccaGTTCCTTTTGGTTTTACCAGTATAAATAAATCATCAGCAATCATTAGACCATCAAATACACATACCCAGATAGTGGCTTGCTCTACTCTGACAATCATAAAAATGCTAGGTACATGAAACGATCCTCTTTGACTAGCCCAAGATGTACTCTTAAGGAGCCTACCGTTACTCCTTATTAAGGACAACTTAGGATGTTGGCCAAACAAATACAAAAAGGATAGTGGAAAATGGTGTTTAATAATAAAGAATGTACGCATATTTTCCCTGCAATTAAAGCTAGTTAAGGAGGAGATTTATGCCTTTGAGcctgaatggaggatgctttatGTAAGAGTTCACAGGTAACGCGACTGTATCGGCTGCCTAGGTTACTATAATCTTTTGTTTTCTGGTAACgtgttaccttcagacaagtcacCATTGTGTTCATGAGAATCTCGTCTTTCCGCGTGTTGGTATGGTATTTATGCGTCTGTTACTTCCCCACTTATCATTATTCAGGATTCATTCAGAATTatccatggtagcatccacattcatgtagaagtatttcgaaacatattctattcttatttgcaATAAACCTGACTCCAAAATGACCCAATACATTATtgaccattcatttctattgggcacaaaatactctgaaacacaaaacaaacagcaaatgcatccaacaagtttatTCAGTCAAACGTTTATTGTAGTCATtacgtgctaggaatatgggaccaaataattagcttttactactttaatacacatataagtgaatttgtcccaatccttttggtcccctaaaatgggggggactatgtacaaaaagtactGTAAATACTAAAAGGATCACGCAATATGagtgaaaataccctcaaatgaaagctgacagtctaCACTTTAAccccaaagtgctggagtacagagccaaaacaacaaatctGTGCCACTGTCCCAAAACTTTCTGAGCTCACTGTATTTCACCTATAGTGGGGGAAGTAGgcgtgctgagggtgctgcagcatcccttgaaaagtagtgcactgggcatTTACTAGTATTAGCAGACcgatatagactttattttttcagcttttctttcaGTGAGTTGTATCATTAAGAACAGTATTTTACAGGATTCAGTAGTTGGAATTGTAAGAGATGTTGCCCTGCCCCTTTCTCTGTGATTGACATTCTAATGgtatccagaaagaacaaaaccctgtcctcaaACATTCACATCAAATCACATGGAAAACAACCACTTGATGTGCAGTATTAATTTAGCATCCTTACAAACCGCTTCATGTAAATTTACCTTACTATATTGTAGGCTGCTCGTCTGGGTTTGTACCAAGGTCCCATGTAAGcccagttggtagagcatagtgCTTACAAcggcagggttgtgggtttgattcccaaggGGGACAAGTAAGAACATGTGTgccctcactactgtaagtcactctccATAAGAGAGTCTACTGAAAATGAATGAATAGACCGTTTCACTTTAATTTaagaaactggaaaacatatcaagcaagtattttatattccacaagtattatcagattaactgttttgtacggataattatcagactcaagTTACAAATGCTGGTAAACACACAGAAACTTTTAGTTTGCATTCTTTCACAAAAGTAGTTCACTGGTCTTTCACTAGTACTGTATCAGTAGACCAAAAATAGATGTCTTCAGCGAAAGCCCCACCAAAAAATCTGCATCCCCCCAAAACATCATCGCTGATGGGCTTTGTGTTTTACCCAAGGTCGGACAGTACTGTACAGCATGTTCCTGAATGCATGGGGATGACTGTGAATACTAAAAACTCTCTCTTCATGTTGCAGAAAATGGCTACCCTAGATccggaggagagagtggaggtggGGGTCAGAGGAAGCAGCTGCCCTACTCCGTAGAGACCCCCTACGGCTTCCACCTGGACCTTGATTTCCTCAAGTATGTGGACGATATCGAGAAAGGCAACACCATCAAGAGGGTGCACATCCAGCGCAAGGCCAGAGGCCCTCCTAAGTTCAGCACCCTGCCCAGGAACTTCAGCCTGCTAGGGCATGGAGCCAGGCCGGCCCCTAAGGACACCTGGTCCTCCACCCTAGGGCCCAAGCCCCGGGGCAGAATTACTGATGTCCAGCAGATCTTGGATTTTAGACCCAGTGACGGTGGCACATCTGGTATTCTTAGCCAGAACACTAGGGTGCAAGGGAGTAGCTTTGCCTCTGCCAGGCCCAGGGAGGAGGCAGGTGCTGGGCCTTGGGTGTTAGGCGAACAGCCCCTGGGGAGGCCCAACCTCCTTCGGACGTCCAGCATGCCAGTCACCATCCCGCACAGGAAGGCCTCTGAGTCCGGGGACGAAAGAACGGAGAACGTCTCATCTGAGAACGTGGTCCGCGCTGTTCCCCAGGACCGGTCAGGGCTGCACCAGCAGATCACCGCAGCCCTGAAGAGGGTCAGAGAGCTGGAGGACATGGTGAGGACCATCCCAGAGCTCAAGTCCCAGATCTGCTCactgaggggtgagagagagcagcTAATCCTCAGGCTGCAGGTCCAAACCAAGCCACAGCCTCCAGCCCACCCACAAAGTGCCTCGCCCTCCCCAGCCCCAAGCACTGATCCCGCGCCAGCCTCTCAGCCGCCGGGGGCTGAAGCAGCAGTGGATCCCGGCAGAGCAGAGAGCACCGTGTCAGAGGCAGAAACGCAACAGGAATCCTTAAAGAGTAGCGCGCAAGAAGAAGAACCAGATAGGCTTTTAGCAGCACAGGAACCAGAGAGACAAGCACAGACAGCAGAGGGACCAGATAGACTAACAGCATTTCTGAATCCATTAGTGCGCGCAGAGGAAAGGCAAACAGAGCAACCAGAGAACGTTGCAACACCGAAAGCACCAGAACCTTTAGACAGCAGAGTGTTTGTGCAAGTCAGTGTCTGTGGTGAGGAGCACCATCTCAGTGTCGAACAGCTCCAGGCTAAGCTAGTAGCGCTAGAGGCTAAGCTAAGTCAGGCTAGCGAAGACCTGGAGAGAACGAACAGTCTCCTGAAACAACAGGTAGAGGAGAACatgatgaaggaggagaggatacTGCAGCTGAGCGTGGGAGGAACAGGAGGCGCGGAGGAGGTgtccaggcagagacagacaagtAGGAGGACCAGTGTGGACCAGCAGACCGAGACGGAGAGAGTGGGAAGTGCaagtcaggagacagagacagagagggcggaTATGGTGGAGCAGGGCACGGATACAGAAAGGATAGTCATCTGTTTAACCGGAGAGGGGGCTGGTGGTGTGGAACAGGGGACGGAGACGGAGCGGTTTGACACTCAAgaccaggtgacagagacagagatggtcatTGTATGTCCAGTCAGACCGCGGGCTAATAGTGTGGatcggggaacagagacagagagagtggacacAGTGGACCAGGTGACAGAGACACTGCCCGGAGACAGCTTAgaccaggtgacagagacagagacgcagACAGTCGTCAGTGTAGATCAGTCGACAGAGACAGCACCTGTACGTCCAGTGAGACCAGCGAGACATAGGGCTAACAGTGTGGAccggggaacagagacacagacagtggaTACTGTGAACCAGGTGACagtgacagagacacagacaggagtCCGTGTAGACCAGGtgacagagacacaaacacagacagcacCTGTACGTCCAGTGAGACCAGCGAGACAAAGGGCTAACAGTgtggacagggggacagagacagaaagagtgggtacagttgaccaggtgacagagacagTGGTAGCACAGAGTACATAtcagcagacagagacagagggagacagagttgAGACGACCAATAACCACCATAGGGAAATAGAGATTGAGAGTGCGGCCATAGTAAGTGCGGCCATAGAAAGTGCGGTCACAGAAATTGTGGAAGCAGAACGTGTAGTCTCACGCAGTGTGGTTAAAGAGGGTGAGATCGCTGAGAGTGCAGTACGTTTTGTGGTTATAGAAAGTGTGGGCAAAGAGAATGGGGTCACAGCGAATGTGGTCCCAGGGAATGTGGTCACAGAGAATGTAGTCACGGGAAGTATGGTGAAGAGacaagtagtggtagtagaggagACTGTCGTTGAACAAATTACATTGACTGAAAGTGTTGTTACACAGAGTATGACCACAGAGAGTACAGTCGTAGAGAGTGCAGCCACAGAGAACTTGGCAACTGAGAGTGAGGTTGTAAAAAACACAGTTACAGAGATTACGGTCACAGGAAGTGAGGTCATAGAATCTCCAGCCCCAGAGAGCCCAGAAGTAGCACCCACTCCCTCTTCCAGCCAGACCCAGATGGGTCAGAAGGAGTCGGAGCAGGCCCAGCCCCAGTCACAGGACTCTCGTCGAGGGTCCAACCCAGCGTTGGCCCAGGCCCCTCGCCAGGGGTCTAACCCAGCCCTGGGCCAGGTGGTAACGCGCCTCACAGGGCTGATCAATGAGCAGTGGGCCCAGCTAGGTAGCAGCCAGGACAAGCCAGACAAGCAGGAGACCACCAGCCCGAGTGCCCAGAAGCCTGCAGAAGGGCAGGGTACGCCCGCTGCAGGGAAGCCTTTAGCGGGGAAGGCAACGGGGAAGTCAGGTCTGTCTAAGATGAGCTCCATCCAGAGCCAGCTGGTCAGCTCCCTCAGTGCCCTGTCTGCCTTCTACTCCCCTGGACAGAAGGCAGCTGCCAGCAAACAACAAGGTAGGTCAATGTTTTTGTACAGTATCAATGTAGTTAACATAGTAAGTACATATGTGGTCCAGGCTGGAATCAAATCCGCTGTACATGTATGTCCCACTTTCATCTCAGACTGGgcctaagtaagcatttcgctgttAGCCTACGccggttgtttacgaagcatgtgacaaattaaatttgatttgattctaacGTTCCCCAGTCACATGTGGATACACTTTCAAACCCTCTTCTCCAACATGCTCAGGCGTTGTGTACCATGAGGTCACGCCTCTTCGATAGCTTCATCTCCATGATACTGAGCTGTCTCCTGTCTTTGCACAAAGAGCCCATGGCCTGTCTCTGTCTACAGTGGTTCAGGTCAGAGGAATCCTCCATTGACTCTGATAGGCCAGGGGCCTCCATGTGTTTGTGATGGCTATTGATTGTGAGGGCTAGTGGTGGAACACATGTAACGGAGCAGGCTAAATGACATTGTTGGATGACCtccaagaacagatcaaatatgcagtttcttctccctctccctttttcccCCCGTTCCCTCCTTcttccccctctcacctctcttcttctccttgtTGTGTTTTGGCCCAGAAGCTAGAGCACACATACTGTAGCTTATGTGAATGTCAGTGGGGAGAGCATACACAACAGCGTGACCTTTGATTGTCACCCCCCCCCATCCACCCCTCTGCGCTGTGCGTTCAGCTATTGATTGTTCTGGAGAGCGCCATTGACATTTGAGAAAAGGTCTGGCTTAAATTGGCAGTCAAAGACATGTACACTGGATTTAGACCACCAAACAGATTCAGATTCAGATCCAGATCAACTTCATTATCCCACCAGGGGGAAATGAATTTGGTCATGTGCTTAAAAAGATAGTACataaaacatgaaaacacagaAAAGACAACAGAATTCATTCAAAGTGCACGTTTAAAGTGAAAGTGCAATATGCTGTATACTGGAGGGACCAACAGACTATCTATTACACAGGCTAATGTCTGTTGAAATGAAAGACTCCCCATATCTATCTGTTTTGATTTTCTTTTGAAGAAGCCTCTTTCCCATTGTCCTGCTGTTGTAACTGAGTTTTGAGTGTAGGAGATGAGTACTGACCTGTAAAATGCTTTCAAGTCTTAGGAGGATGGGTTTTTGTGGCTGATTCTTGATTTATACCAATTATCCTTCCCATCGTCTTGATCAAGCAGTGAAGCTTGACTTGGTCTTGCATTCGCATGTTTCCAAACACacatatcagaccaaaggacaggacACTCTGCTTATTTACACCCCATTACCATCTCTTCAAAATAGGTTACTAAATACAGTCCAGTTTGTAACATTCTCTATGAAAAGTGCTACAGTGAgctttgaaaatatatatgtatgtacgttgtatttttttttttaatcattcaAATGTTTATGACagtagtatatatttttttctgacaTTTGAATGTTTATTAGTTATTTTATAATATTACTTTTGGACCAAAATATAAACAAATCTCAAAATTGATAGGTAGATGCAAAAATGCCATTTCAACAAACACTACAACACTTCAACAAACACTACCCTATAAGGTATCATTAGATATTTGTGGACCAAATCCCCAAGCTGGCAaagttaaaaatctgttgttctgcccctgaacaaggcagttaactcactattccccggtaggccgtcattgtaaataagaatttgttcttaactttcttgcctagtaaaaataaaggttacatttctttttaaaaTTCTCTATACCAAGTCCCTTACATGTACGAGCCTCTAGTCATGTCTAGATGGTTTACATCTTATGTCAAAAGTTTAACATGtttgcattttagctaactctaacccttttcctaaccttaacctaattctcttAACCTgttatgttaattatcctaacctgctgtgtaaatTCTCAGAACCTGCTACAAAAAGTAAATTCTGACATAAGCCGTAAACCATTAGTCAAAACCCATGCCTCTCCGCCATCCCACTGACACCAATGTAACAAATTATATAATAATTAGGTGGGTGCTAACGTTCATCTTATTTCACATGTACAAGTTTGTATTATACACATGTGTGaactggaaatgtgtttttttgtattttggtATATCCCACTCACCCTGGGGTCAAGGATCAGACATTATTGATAGTGACCcttgagcaattagggttaagtgccttgctcaagagtatttcaacatatttttcacctgGTTAGCGtgtggattcaaaccagcaacctttctgttacaggtccaacactcttaaccactagggtacctgccaccATTCAGGTGGTAATCGCAACCAGGACTGGAACCTGTGTCCAGTGACTGTTAAGCCAACACCTTAGCCATTACACCAAGTGATCTGTACCTCTTTGCAAGGTTGTTcagtgttgggttaaggtcactacaaTATTAATTACAGCTCTCTATTGTCACACACTCTTATGTGAGCCTTTCTAAAGACTTCAGAACTGGCAGCGGACATGCTCGTACTTTAATTAACTTAACCATAGGCCACGTAAAC includes:
- the LOC110521810 gene encoding KN motif and ankyrin repeat domain-containing protein 4 isoform X1, with translation MDKKSENGYPRSGGESGGGGQRKQLPYSVETPYGFHLDLDFLKYVDDIEKGNTIKRVHIQRKARGPPKFSTLPRNFSLLGHGARPAPKDTWSSTLGPKPRGRITDVQQILDFRPSDGGTSGILSQNTRVQGSSFASARPREEAGAGPWVLGEQPLGRPNLLRTSSMPVTIPHRKASESGDERTENVSSENVVRAVPQDRSGLHQQITAALKRVRELEDMVRTIPELKSQICSLRGEREQLILRLQVQTKPQPPAHPQSASPSPAPSTDPAPASQPPGAEAAVDPGRAESTVSEAETQQESLKSSAQEEEPDRLLAAQEPERQAQTAEGPDRLTAFLNPLVRAEERQTEQPENVATPKAPEPLDSRVFVQVSVCGEEHHLSVEQLQAKLVALEAKLSQASEDLERTNSLLKQQVEENMMKEERILQLSVGGTGGAEEVSRQRQTSRRTSVDQQTETERVGSASQETETERADMVEQGTDTERIVICLTGEGAGGVEQGTETERFDTQDQVTETEMVIVCPVRPRANSVDRGTETERVDTVDQVTETLPGDSLDQVTETETQTVVSVDQSTETAPVRPVRPARHRANSVDRGTETQTVDTVNQVTVTETQTGVRVDQVTETQTQTAPVRPVRPARQRANSVDRGTETERVGTVDQVTETVVAQSTYQQTETEGDRVETTNNHHREIEIESAAIVSAAIESAVTEIVEAERVVSRSVVKEGEIAESAVRFVVIESVGKENGVTANVVPGNVVTENVVTGSMVKRQVVVVEETVVEQITLTESVVTQSMTTESTVVESAATENLATESEVVKNTVTEITVTGSEVIESPAPESPEVAPTPSSSQTQMGQKESEQAQPQSQDSRRGSNPALAQAPRQGSNPALGQVVTRLTGLINEQWAQLGSSQDKPDKQETTSPSAQKPAEGQGTPAAGKPLAGKATGKSGLSKMSSIQSQLVSSLSALSAFYSPGQKAAASKQQGLKSIMKKNDAADKQGNRGGAKKNLKFVGVNGGYETTSSEEESSEEEKGEVEEEEVDSSEPEEEREKEEGAGAAQGQGEATATEDEAQGAGAQAGETEGHEDSQDPENSQALLEEQPAAASGETIDKGFMEACDYIEGRMAEVVAPDKEMRHVLMVLYQEWFRVSSQKDSLADTVTLYLREVGIATPTLLRYIVNLADGNGNTALHYSVSHSNFPVVKLLLDTGLCEVDILNKAGYTAVMLASLTAADGSEDMEVALQLLRQGDVNARASQAGQTALMLSVSHGRTAMVRLLLSCQADLNIQDKDGSTALMCACEHGHTEIARVLLESGHCDTSLTDKDGQRALSVAVASSHAEIVDLLKSHSDSTTTQASNPSTTTSATIITTTTASLL
- the LOC110521810 gene encoding KN motif and ankyrin repeat domain-containing protein 4 isoform X2, which gives rise to MDKKSENGYPRSGGESGGGGQRKQLPYSVETPYGFHLDLDFLKYVDDIEKGNTIKRVHIQRKARGPPKFSTLPRNFSLLGHGARPAPKDTWSSTLGPKPRGRITDVQQILDFRPSDGGTSGILSQNTRVQGSSFASARPREEAGAGPWVLGEQPLGRPNLLRTSSMPVTIPHRKASESGDERTENVSSENVVRAVPQDRSGLHQQITAALKRVRELEDMVRTIPELKSQICSLRGEREQLILRLQVQTKPQPPAHPQSASPSPAPSTDPAPASQPPGAEAAVDPGRAESTVSEAETQQESLKSSAQEEEPDRLLAAQEPERQAQTAEGPDRLTAFLNPLVRAEERQTEQPENVATPKAPEPLDSRVFVQVSVCGEEHHLSVEQLQAKLVALEAKLSQASEDLERTNSLLKQQVEENMMKEERILQLSVGGTGGAEEVSRQRQTSRRTSVDQQTETERVGSASQETETERADMVEQGTDTERIVICLTGEGAGGVEQGTETERFDTQDQVTETVVAQSTYQQTETEGDRVETTNNHHREIEIESAAIVSAAIESAVTEIVEAERVVSRSVVKEGEIAESAVRFVVIESVGKENGVTANVVPGNVVTENVVTGSMVKRQVVVVEETVVEQITLTESVVTQSMTTESTVVESAATENLATESEVVKNTVTEITVTGSEVIESPAPESPEVAPTPSSSQTQMGQKESEQAQPQSQDSRRGSNPALAQAPRQGSNPALGQVVTRLTGLINEQWAQLGSSQDKPDKQETTSPSAQKPAEGQGTPAAGKPLAGKATGKSGLSKMSSIQSQLVSSLSALSAFYSPGQKAAASKQQGLKSIMKKNDAADKQGNRGGAKKNLKFVGVNGGYETTSSEEESSEEEKGEVEEEEVDSSEPEEEREKEEGAGAAQGQGEATATEDEAQGAGAQAGETEGHEDSQDPENSQALLEEQPAAASGETIDKGFMEACDYIEGRMAEVVAPDKEMRHVLMVLYQEWFRVSSQKDSLADTVTLYLREVGIATPTLLRYIVNLADGNGNTALHYSVSHSNFPVVKLLLDTGLCEVDILNKAGYTAVMLASLTAADGSEDMEVALQLLRQGDVNARASQAGQTALMLSVSHGRTAMVRLLLSCQADLNIQDKDGSTALMCACEHGHTEIARVLLESGHCDTSLTDKDGQRALSVAVASSHAEIVDLLKSHSDSTTTQASNPSTTTSATIITTTTASLL